Proteins encoded together in one Kitasatospora albolonga window:
- a CDS encoding DNA-binding protein: protein MGTTTPPRTLAEALRARGDESLAGLLRARPDLLNPVPNDITQLATRAGTRASVVRALEHLDRFALQTAEALAVAPDPAPYDTLLSLLTGDGLDDGEQRDDAGATVTAALPGALATLREQALVWGEDERLRLVRTARELLAPSPQHPSPTGLGPTVAEATAGMSPGRLQEILTATGLPATHDPVSAVAALSALFTDRTRMAELLDTAPVEALSVLDRLVWGPPYGEVTPNPTPPVKWLRDRGLLLPVSTRTVVLPREAALHLRAGRAHRVPEPVPPVVTAAAERDPQAVDRAAAGQAFTALSTVEELLKLWNGGGPPILRAGGLSVRELKRAATALDVPEPIAAFWVELAYAAGLLASDGETDERYAPTPAYDEWLDLPTQDRWTHLAAAWLPATRVPGLVGGQDVKGRALSALGPELDRSAAPDVRRRVLALFTELPPGTAPDPETLLRRLRWERPLRGSAPSGDGTDLRSRLALWTLNEAELLGITGRGALAAHTRALLNEDEGEEAAARLLAPLLPEPLDHVLLQADLTAVAPGPLERPLAETLSVLADVESKGGATVYRFTPGSVRRALDAGQAAADLHAFLAAHSRTPVPQPLSYLIDDVARRHGHLRIGAASAYVRCDDEAVLNEILADRRSTGLRLRRLAPTVLAAQADPGALLEALREMGYAPAAESAEGDVLITRAGARRTPPRTPPVPVPEGPPTPDATLLGAAVRAIRAGDTAATVARKEPADTPSSAPGSLPRTTPAETLATVQAAAMTGSAVWIGYVNAEGAASQRVIAPVRVEGGFVTGYDHTADEVRTYPLHRITGVAELAEDGT from the coding sequence GCGCGCGCTGGAGCATCTGGACCGGTTCGCGCTCCAGACGGCCGAGGCGCTGGCGGTGGCGCCGGACCCGGCCCCGTACGACACCCTGCTCTCGCTCCTCACCGGCGACGGGCTGGACGACGGCGAGCAGCGCGACGACGCGGGGGCCACGGTCACGGCCGCGCTGCCGGGCGCGCTGGCGACGCTGCGCGAACAGGCCCTGGTCTGGGGCGAGGACGAACGGCTGCGGCTGGTGCGCACGGCCCGCGAACTGCTCGCCCCGTCGCCGCAGCACCCCTCCCCCACGGGCCTGGGCCCCACGGTCGCGGAGGCGACGGCGGGCATGTCGCCGGGCCGCCTCCAGGAGATCCTGACGGCGACGGGCCTGCCCGCCACGCACGACCCGGTCTCGGCGGTGGCGGCGCTGTCCGCCCTCTTCACGGACCGGACGCGGATGGCGGAGCTGCTGGACACGGCCCCGGTGGAGGCGCTGTCGGTGCTGGACCGGCTGGTGTGGGGCCCGCCGTACGGAGAGGTCACGCCCAACCCCACTCCCCCTGTGAAGTGGCTGCGGGACCGGGGCCTGCTCCTGCCGGTCTCGACGCGCACGGTGGTCCTGCCGCGCGAGGCGGCGCTCCACCTGCGCGCCGGGCGCGCGCACCGCGTACCCGAACCGGTCCCCCCGGTCGTCACGGCGGCGGCCGAACGTGATCCACAGGCTGTGGACAGGGCGGCGGCCGGTCAGGCGTTCACCGCGCTGTCCACGGTCGAGGAGCTGCTGAAGCTCTGGAACGGCGGCGGCCCGCCGATCCTGCGCGCGGGCGGCCTGAGCGTACGGGAGCTGAAACGGGCGGCGACCGCGCTGGACGTGCCGGAGCCGATCGCCGCGTTCTGGGTCGAACTGGCTTACGCGGCCGGGCTGCTGGCCTCCGACGGGGAGACGGACGAGCGGTACGCGCCGACCCCCGCGTACGACGAGTGGCTCGACCTCCCCACCCAGGACCGCTGGACCCATCTGGCCGCCGCCTGGCTCCCGGCCACCCGGGTGCCGGGCCTGGTCGGCGGCCAGGACGTGAAGGGCCGGGCCCTCTCCGCGCTGGGCCCGGAGCTGGACCGCTCGGCCGCGCCCGACGTACGCCGCCGGGTCCTGGCCCTCTTCACCGAACTGCCTCCCGGCACGGCCCCGGACCCGGAGACGCTGCTGCGACGGCTGCGCTGGGAACGCCCGTTGCGGGGTTCGGCGCCCTCCGGGGACGGTACGGACCTCCGCTCGCGCCTGGCGCTCTGGACGCTGAACGAGGCGGAGCTGCTGGGCATCACGGGCCGGGGCGCGCTGGCGGCGCACACCCGCGCCCTGCTGAACGAAGACGAGGGCGAGGAGGCGGCTGCCCGGCTCCTGGCCCCCCTCCTCCCCGAACCCCTGGACCACGTGCTGCTCCAGGCGGACCTGACGGCGGTGGCGCCGGGCCCCCTGGAACGCCCGCTCGCCGAAACGCTCTCCGTCCTCGCGGACGTCGAGTCGAAGGGCGGGGCGACGGTCTACCGCTTCACGCCGGGCTCCGTCCGCCGCGCCCTGGACGCCGGACAGGCGGCGGCCGACCTGCACGCGTTCCTGGCCGCGCACAGCCGTACGCCGGTGCCGCAGCCGCTGAGCTATCTGATCGACGACGTGGCCCGCCGCCACGGCCATCTGCGGATCGGGGCGGCCTCCGCGTACGTACGCTGCGACGACGAGGCGGTCCTCAACGAGATCCTGGCCGACCGCCGCTCCACGGGCCTGCGCCTGCGCCGCCTCGCCCCCACGGTCCTGGCCGCCCAGGCGGACCCCGGCGCGCTCCTGGAGGCGCTCCGCGAGATGGGGTACGCCCCCGCCGCCGAATCCGCCGAGGGCGACGTCCTGATCACCCGCGCGGGCGCCCGCCGCACCCCGCCCCGTACCCCTCCCGTCCCCGTCCCCGAAGGCCCCCCGACCCCCGACGCCACCCTCCTGGGCGCGGCGGTAAGGGCCATCCGCGCGGGCGACACGGCCGCCACTGTGGCCCGCAAGGAACCGGCCGACACCCCGTCCTCCGCCCCCGGCTCCCTCCCCCGCACCACGCCCGCCGAGACCCTGGCCACGGTCCAGGCGGCGGCGATGACGGGCTCGGCCGTCTGGATCGGCTACGTCAACGCGGAGGGCGCGGCCAGCCAGCGCGTGATCGCCCCGGTCCGCGTGGAGGGCGGCTTCGTCACGGGGTACGACCACACGGCGGACGAGGTCCGCACGTACCCGCTGCACCGGATCACGGGGGTGGCGGAGCTGGCGGAGGACGGGACGTAG